A genome region from Urocitellus parryii isolate mUroPar1 chromosome X, mUroPar1.hap1, whole genome shotgun sequence includes the following:
- the Hcfc1 gene encoding host cell factor 1 isoform X6, whose product MASAVSPANSPAVLLQPRWKRVVGWSGPVPRPRHGHRAVAIKELIVVFGGGNEGIVDELHVYNTATNQWFIPAVRGDIPPGCAAYGFVCDGTRLLVFGGMVEYGKYSNDLYELQASRWEWKRLKAKTPKNGPPPCPRLGHSFSLVGNKCYLFGGLANDSEDPKNNIPRYLNDLYILELRPGSGVVAWDIPITYGVLPPPRESHTAVVYTEKDNKKSKLVIYGGMSGCRLGDLWTLDIETLTWNKPSLSGVAPLPRSLHSATTIGNKMYVFGGWVPLVMDDVKVATHEKEWKCTNTLACLNLDTMAWETILMDTLEDNIPRARAGHCAVAINTRLYIWSGRDGYRKAWNNQVCCKDLWYLETEKPPPPARVQLVRANTNSLEVSWGAVATADSYLLQLQKYDIPATAATATSPTPNPVPSVPANPPKSPAPAAAAPAVQPLTQVGITLLPQAAAAPPTTTTIQVLPTVPGSSISVPTAARTQGVPAVLKVTGPQATTGTPLVTMRPASQAGKAPVTVTSLPAGVRMVVPTQSAQGTVIGSSPQMSGMAALAAAAAATQKIPPSSAPTVLSVPAGTTIVKTVAVTPGTTTLPATVKVASSPVMVSNPATRMLKTAAAQVGTSVSSAANTSTRPIITVHKSGTVTVAQQAQVVTTVVGGVTKTITLVKSPISVPGGSALISNLGKVMSVVQTKPVQTSAVTGQASTGPVTQIIQTKGPLPAGTILKLVTSADGKPTTIITTTQASGAGTKPTILGISSVSPSTTKPGTTTIIKTIPMSAIITQAGATGVTSSPGIKSPITIITTKVMTSGTGAPAKIITAVPKIATGHGQQGVTQVVLKGAPGQPGTILRTVPMGGVRLVTPVTVSAVKPAVTTLVVKGTTGVTTLGTVTGTVSTSLAGAGGHSTSASLATPITTLGTIATLSSQVINPTAITVSAAQTTLTAAGGLTTPTITMQPVSQPTQVTLITAPSGVEAQPVHDLPVSILASPTTEQPTATVTIADSGQGDVQPGTVTLVCSNPPCETHETGTTNTATTTVVANLGGHPQPTQVQFVCDRQEAAASLVTSTVGQQNGSVVRVCSNPPCETHETGTTNTATTATSNMAGQHGCSNPPCETHETGTTSTATTAMSSIGAGQQRDTRRASTTPTVVRISVVPGALEGAQSSVKPQCQTRQTSATSTTMTVMATGAPCSTGSLLRPSMALEAGVHSPAFVQLAPLSGKVGPSGPSNKDVLLGRQLETHHTHTTNTPTMARSIIGTGEPNAARVVPTPAYESLQTSSPSTTVTVTALEALLCPSSTMTQVCSNPPCETHETGTTNTATTSNAGSAQRVCSNPPCETHETGTTHTATTATSNGGAGQPEGGQQPPAGRPCETHQTTSTGTTMSVSMGALLPDAAPSHRTLESSLEATAVPTVTSQAGAALLAPFPTQRVCSNPPCETHETGTTHTATTVTSNMSSNQDPPPAASDQGEVESTQGDSVNIASSSAITTTVSSTLPRAVTTVTQSTPVPGPSVPPPEELQVSPGPRQQLPPRQLLQSSSTPLMGESTEVLSASQTPELQTAVDLSSTGDPSSGQEPASSAVVATVVVQPPQPTQSEVDQLTLPQELMAEAQAGTTTLMVTGLTPEELAVTAAAEAAAQAAATEEAQALAIQAVLQAAQQAVMGTGEPMDTSEAAAAVTQAELGHLSAEGQEGQATTIPIVLTQQELAALVQQQQQLQEAQAQAQQQHHLPTEALAPADSLNDPTIESNCLNELAGAVPSTVALLPSTATESLAPSNTFVAPQPVVVASPAKLQAAATLTEVANGIESLGVKPDLPPPPSKAPVKKENQWFDVGVIKGTNVMVTHYFLPPDDAVPSDDDSGTVPDYNQLKKQELQPGTAYKFRVAGINACGRGPFSEISAFKTCLPGFPGAPCAIKISKSPDGAHLTWEPPSVTSGKIIEYSVYLAIQSSQAGGEPKSSTPAQLAFMRVYCGPSPSCLVQSSSLSNAHIDYTTKPAIIFRIAARNEKGYGPATQVRWLQETSKDSSGTKPASKRPMSSPEMKSAPKKSKADGQ is encoded by the exons CAACCAACCAGTGGTTCATCCCGGCTGTGAGAGGGGACATCCCTCCGGGGTGCGCTGCCTATGGCTTCGTATGTGATGGTACTCGCCTGCTGGTGTTTGGTGGGATGGTGGAGTACGGGAAATACAGCAACGATCTCTACGAGCTCCAG GCAAGCCGGTGGGAGTGGAAGAGACTCAAAGCAAAAACGCCCAAAAACGGGCCCCCTCCATGTCCTCGGCTTGGGCACAGCTTCTCCCTTGTGGGCAACAAATGCTACCTATTCGGGGGTCTGGCCAACGATAGCGAGGACCCCAAGAACAACATTCCAAG GTACCTGAATGACTTATATATCCTGGAATTACGACCAGGCTCTGGAGTGGTAGCCTGGGATATCCCCATCACATACGGAGTCTTGCCTCCACCTCGAGAGTCACATACTGCTGTGGTCTACACAGAAAAAGACAATAAGAAATCCAAATTGGTGATCTATGGAGGGATGAGTGGCTGCAGGCTAGGAGATCTCTGGACCCTGGATATTG AGACGCTGACATGGAATAAGCCCAGTCTCAGTGGGGTGGCACCCCTTCCTCGCAGTCTTCACTCTGCAACTACCATAGGAAACAA aATGTATGTGTTTGGTGGCTGGGTGCCTCTCGTCATGGATGATGTCAAAGTGGCCACACACGAGAAGGAGTGGAAGTGTACCAACACGCTGGCTTGTCTCAACCTGG ATACCATGGCCTGGGAGACCATCCTGATGGACACACTGGAGGACAACATTCCTCGTGCTCGAGCTGGCCACTGTGCAGTTGCCATCAACACCCGCCTGTATATTTGGAGTGGGCGCGATGGCTACCGGAAGGCCTGGAACAACCAGGTCTGCTGCAAGGACCTCTGGTACTTGGAGACAG AAAAGCCACCACCCCCGGCCCGGGTACAACTGGTACGAGCCAATACCAACTCCCTGGAGGTGAGCTGGGGGGCAGTGGCAACAGCCGACAGTTACCTTCTGCAGCTCCAGAAATATGACATTCCTGCCACGGCTGCTACTGCCACCTCCCCCACACCCAATCCAGTCCCATCTGTGCCTGCCAACCCTCCCAAGAGCCCtgccccagcagcagcagcacctgctgTGCAGCCGCTGACCCAAGTAGGCATCACGCTCCTGCCCCAGGCTGCCGCCGCGcccccaaccaccaccaccatccaggTCTTGCCGACAGTGCCGGGCAGCTCCATTTCTGTGCCCACTGCAGCCAGGACTCAAG GTGTCCCTGCTGTTCTCAAGGTGACTGGTCCTCAGGCTACAACAGGAACCCCGTTGGTCACAATGCGGCCTGCCAGCCAGGCTGGGAAAGCCCCTGTCACTGTGACCTCCTTGCCTGCCGGTGTGCGAATGGTTGTGCCCACACAGAGTGCCCAGGGGACG GTGATTGGTAGCAGTCCGCAGATGAGTGGAATGGCCGCAttggcagctgctgctgctgccacccagAAAATCCCTCCTTCTTCAGCGCCTACAGTGCTGAGTGTCCCAGCGGGCACCACCATCGTCAAGACTGTGGCTGTGACACCTGGCACGACCACCCTCCCAGCCACTGTGAAGGTGGCCTCCTCTCCTGTCATG GTGAGCAATCCTGCTACTCGTATGCTGAAGACTGCAGCTGCCCAAGTGGGGACATCTGTCTCCTCTGCCGCTAACACGTCTACCCGCCCTATTATCACGGTGCACAAGTCGGGGACCGTGACCGTGGCCCAGCAAGCCCAGGTGGTGACCACAGTTGTAGGTGGGGTCACCAAGACCATCACCCTTGTGAAGAGCCCCATCTCCGTCCCAGGAGGCAGTGCTTTG ATTTCCAATCTGGGCAAAGTGATGTCAGTGGTCCAGACCAAACCAGTTCAGACTTCAGCAGTCACAGGCCAGGCATCTACGGGTCCTGTAACTCAGATCATCCAG ACCAAAGGACCCCTGCCAGCAGGGACAATCCTGAAGCTGGTGACCTCAGCAGATGGAAAAcctaccaccatcatcaccaccacgcAGGCCAGTGGAGCAGGGACCAAGCCTACCATCCTGGGCATCAGCAGTGTCTCCCCCAGCACTACCAAACCTGGCACGACCACCATTATCAAGACCATCCCCATGTCCGCCATCATTACCCAGGCAGGCGCAACAG GTGTGACTAGTAGTCCTGGCATCAAGTCCCCCATCACCATTATTACCACCAAGGTTATGACTTCAGGAACTGGAGCACCTGCTAAAATCATCACTGCTGTCCCCAAGATTGCCACTGGCCATGGGCAGCAAGGAGTGACACAG GTGGTGCTAAAGGGGGCCCCTGGACAGCCAGGCACCATCCTCCGCACCGTGCCCATGGGGGGCGTTCGCCTGGTCACCCCTGTCACCGTCTCTGCCGTCAAGCCAGCCGTCACCACATTGGTTGTGAAGGGTACCACAG GTGTCACAACCCTAGGCACGGTGACGGGCACTGTTTCCACCAGCCTTGCTGGAGCTGGGGGCCACAGCACCAGCGCCTCCCTGGCCACACCCATCACCACATTGGGTACCATCGCCACCCTCTCGAGCCAGGTGATTAACCCCACCGCCATTACCGTGTCAGCTGCGCAGACCACACTGACGGCCGCTGGCGGGCTCACCACACCCACCATCACCATGCAG CCTGTGTCTCAGCCTACCCAGGTGACTCTGATTACAGCGCCTAGTGGGGTCGAGGCCCAGCCTGTGCACGACCTCCCTGTGTCCATTCTGGCCTCACCTACTACAGAGCAGCCCACAGCCACAGTCACCATTGCCGACTCTGGCCAGGGTGATGTTCAGCCTGGCACTGTGACACTGGTGTGCTCCAACCCACCCTGTGAGACCCACGAGACGGGCACTACCAACACGGCCACCACCACTGTTGTGGCCAACCTTGGGGGACACCCCCAGCCCACCCAAGTGCAGTTTGTCTGTGATAGGCAGGAGGCAGCTGCTTCTCTTGTGACCTCAACTGTGGGGCAGCAGAATGGTAGTGTGGTCCGCGTCTGCTCGAACCCACCCTGTGAGACCCATGAGACAGGAACCACCAACACTGCCACCACAGCCACCTCCAACATGGCTGGGCAGCATGGCTGCTCAAACCCACCCTGTGAGACCCATGAGACGGGCACCACCAGCACCGCCACGACGGCCATGTCCAGCATTGGCGCTGGCCAGCAACGAGATACCCGTCGTGCCTCTACCACCCCCACTGTGGTCCGGATCAGTGTGGTTCCTGGGGCATTGGAGGGAGCCCAAAGTTCTGTCAAGCCCCAGTGCCAAACCCGCCAGACCAGTGCAACCAGCACCACCATGACTGTGATGGCCACTGGGGCCCCATGCTCAACTGGCTCCCTGCTGAGGCCAAGCATGGCCCTGGAAGCTGGGGTCCACAGCCCTGCTTTTGTGCAGTTGGCCCCTCTGAGTGGTAAAGTCGGGCCAAGTGGTCCCAGCAACAAGGACGTGCTCCTGGGGCGCCAGTTGGAGacgcatcacacacacacaaccaacaCCCCCACCATGGCACGCTCCATCATAGGTACTGGGGAGCCCAATGCAGCTCGTGTGGTCCCCACACCTGCATACGAGAGCCTCCAAACCAGTTCACCCAGCACCACTGTAACTGTGACAGCCCTGGAGGCTCTGCTGTGTCCCTCATCCACAATGACCCAAGTCTGCTCCAACCCGCCATGCGAGACCCACGAGACGGGCACCACCAACACCGCCACTACCTCCAATGCAGGCAGCGCCCAGCGGGTGTGCTCCAACCCGCCTTGTGAGACCCATGAGACGGGTACCACACACACGGCCACCACTGCCACCTCAAATGGGGGGGCAGGCCAGCCCGAGGGTGGGCAGCAGCCCCCTGCTGGCCGACCCTGTGAGACACACCAGACCACTTCCACAGGCACCACTATGTCAGTCAGCATGGGTGCCCTGCTTCCTGATGCTGCCCCATCCCACAGGACCCTGGAGTCCAGCTTGGAGGCAACAGCAGTGCCCACCGTCACCTCCCAGGCTGGTGCTGCATTGCTGGCTCCTTTCCCAACACAGAGGGTGTGCTCCAACCCCCCCTGTGAGACCCACGAGACGGGCACCACACACACAGCCACCACTGTCACCTCCAACATGAGCTCAAATCAAG ATCCCCCACCAGCCGCCAGTGATCAGGGAGAGGTGGAGAGCACCCAGGGTGACAGTGTGAACATCGCCAGCTCCAGTGCCATCACAACAACTGTGTCCTCCACGCTGCCACGGGCAGTGACCACCGTGACACAGTCCACACCTGTTCCAGGCCCCTCTGTGCCG CCCCCAGAGGAACTCCAGGTCTCACCAGGACCTCGCCAGCAGCTGCCGCCACGGCAACTCCTGCAGTCTTCCTCCACACCCCTGATGGGGGAGTCCACCGAGGTCCTGTCAGCCTCCCAGACCCCTGAGCTTCAGACTGCCGTGGATCTGAGCAGCACAGGGGACCCATCTTCAGGCCAGGAGCCTGCCAGCTCAGCGGTAGTGGCCACTGTGGTGGTCCAGCCACCCCAGCCCACACAGTCTGAAGTAGACCAGTTAACACTTCCCCAAGAGCTGATGGCTGAGGcccaggcaggcaccaccacccTCATGGTAACAGGGCTCACCCCTGAGGAGCTTGCAGTGACTGCTGCTGCAGAAGCAGCTGCCCAGGCTGCAGCCACCGAGgaggcccaggccctggccatCCAGGCAGTGCTCCAGGCCGCACAGCAGGCTGTCATGG GCACCGGGGAGCCCATGGACACATCCGAGGCGGCAGCAGCTGTGACACAAGCAGAGCTGGGTCACCTTTCAGCCGAGGGCCAGGAGGGCCAGGCCACCACCATCCCTATTGTGCTGACACAGCAGGAATTGGCTGCCTTGgtgcagcaacagcagcagctgcaggaggcccaggcccaggcccagcagCAGCACCACCTCCCTACCGAGGCCCTAGCCCCAGCCGACAGCCTCAATGACCCAACCATCGAAAGCAACTGCCTCAATGAGCTGGCTGGTGCTGTCCCCAGTACCGTGGCTCTGCTGCCTTCAACAGCCACTGAGA GCCTGGCTCCGTCCAACACCTTTGTGGCCCCCCAGCCAGTTGTGGTAGCTAGCCCAGCGAAGCTACAGGCTGCAGCTACCCTAACTGAAGTGGCCAATGGCATAGAGTCCCTGGGTGTG AAGCCAGAcctgccaccaccacccagcAAAGCCCCTGTGAAGAAAGAGAACCAGTGGTTTGATGTGGGGGTCATTAAGGGCACCAATGTGATGGTGACTCACTATTTCCTGCCACCTGATGATGCTGTCCCATCAGAT GATGACTCGGGCACTGTCCCTGACTATAACCAACTGAAGAAGCAGGAGCTACAGCCAGGCACAGCCTATAAGTTTCGTGTTGCTGGTATCAACGCTTGTGGCCGGGGGCCCTTCAGCGAGATCTCAGCCTTTAAGACATGTCTGCCTGGTTTCCCAGGGGCCCCTTGTGCCATTAAAATCAGCAAA AGTCCAGATGGTGCTCACCTCACCTGGGAGCCGCCCTCTGTGACCTCCGGCAAGATCATCGAGTACTCTGTGTACCTGGCCATCCAGAGCTCACAGGCTGGCGGCGAGCCCAAGAgctcaaccccagcccagctggcCTTTATGCGAGTGTACTGCGGGCCCAGCCCCTCTTGCCTTGTGCAGTCCTCCAGCCTCTCCAATGCCCACATTGACTACACCACCAAGCCCGCCATCATCTTTCGCATTGCTGCCCGCAATGAGAAGGGGTACGGCCCAGCCACACAAGTGAGGTGGTTGCAAG AAACCAGTAAAGACAGCTCAGGCACCAAGCCGGCCAGCAAGCGGCCTATGTCCTCTCCGGAAAT GAAATCTGCTCCAAAGAAATCTAAGGCAGATGGTCAGTGA